One genomic window of Ruminococcus gauvreauii includes the following:
- a CDS encoding ANTAR domain-containing response regulator, which produces MSNIIVVFPRTEDVKNIKNLLIRHGFEVLAACTSGAQVLNHADHMSDGIVICGYRLADMLYSELREELPANFEMLLVASDRVLGNCGSTGVVSVGMPLKVQELLDTLSLMTGQGSRNRRKRMTGPRKRSEKEKAVIEKAKKLLMERNRLTEEEAHRYIQKCSMDSGNHMAETAEMILCCYNM; this is translated from the coding sequence GTGAGCAATATAATTGTGGTTTTTCCCAGGACAGAAGATGTGAAAAACATAAAGAATCTGCTGATACGCCATGGCTTTGAAGTGCTGGCGGCCTGTACTTCAGGGGCTCAGGTGCTGAATCACGCCGATCATATGTCAGACGGAATTGTGATCTGCGGGTACCGGCTTGCAGATATGCTGTATTCGGAACTGAGGGAAGAACTTCCGGCAAACTTTGAAATGCTGCTCGTTGCCTCGGATCGGGTACTGGGGAACTGCGGAAGCACCGGAGTGGTGTCTGTCGGCATGCCTCTCAAAGTACAGGAGCTGCTGGACACGCTGAGCCTGATGACCGGGCAGGGGTCACGGAACAGAAGGAAGCGCATGACCGGGCCCCGCAAGCGTTCCGAAAAGGAGAAAGCCGTGATAGAAAAGGCGAAAAAACTTCTGATGGAAAGGAACCGGCTGACGGAGGAGGAGGCACACCGTTATATTCAGAAATGCAGTATGGACAGCGGCAATCATATGGCAGAGACAGCGGAGATGATTCTGTGCTGTTACAATATGTGA